The Rhodospirillales bacterium genome includes the window TTCTGCGCGACCGAATGGAATTTCGTGTTCTTCGCCATCGTCGCCGTGGCGCTGGTGCTGGGCATCACCCTGATCGTCCCGATCGGCGGGGCCGACATGCCGGTCATCGTTTCGATGCTCAATTCCTATTCCGGCTGGGCGGCGGCGGGCATTGGTTTCACGCTGCAAAACCCGCTGCTGATCATCGTCGGCGCGTTGGTCGGCGCCAGCGGCGCCATTCTTTCCTACATCATGTGCAAGGGCATGAACCGCTCTTTCATCAACGTGCTGCTCGGCGGGTTCGGCGGCGATGCGGCGGATTCCGGTGCCGCCGCCGCAAGCGGCGACCGGCCGGTCAAGATCGGCTCGGCCGAGGACGCGGCCTTCATCCTGAAAAACGCGGCCTCGGTGATCATCGTGCCCGGTTACGGCATGGCGGTGGCGCAGGCCCAGCACGCCTTGCGCGAAATGGCCGATACACTCAAGAAGGAAGGCGTGCAGGTCCGCTACGCCATCCATCCCGTCGCGGGCAGGATGCCCGGCCACATGAACGTCCTGCTGGCCGAGGCGAACGTGCCCTATGACGACGTGCTCGAACTTGACGACATCAACCGCGATTTCGGGCAAACCGACGTCGCTTTCGTCATCGGCGCCAACGACATCACCAACCCCGCCGCCAAGAACGACCCAAAATCGCCGATTTACGGCATGCCGGTGCTTGATGTCGAAAAAGCCAAAACGGTGCTGTTCGTCAAACGCTCGCTCGGCACGGGTTACGCCGGTGTCGATAACCCGCTTTTCTTCAACGAAAATACGATGATGCTGCTTGGCGACGCCAAGAAAATGTCCGAGGACATCATCAAGGCGTTGGAACAGTAAGCGCCGGCACCGACGCTTCCGAACGCCTCAAGGCGCGCTGTGCGCGGATCCAGCGCCGCGTGCTGCCCGGCGTCTGGATGATGCCCGTGGGCGCGGGCAATCCGTGCCGCCGCATCAGCCCGGTGAAAAAATGCGCGCAGTTATACAGCCCCGAGGAATAAAACCGGAATTTTTTCGCCTGCAAATCCGCAAGCATCGCCGCATGGGTCTGGGCACTGATCGGAAACGTGATACCTGCGAAATCATTGAAGTTTTTTGATTTCGCCACTTCGCTGAAACGGTTTCGCAACACCACCCGGCCCGGCAACGGGGAAACCATCGCAATGAAAACGCTGACGGCAAGCGAAGCCGGAAGACCCATCTGCCAGGGATAGCGCACGGCCACGTAAGCGCTTGC containing:
- a CDS encoding NAD(P)(+) transhydrogenase (Re/Si-specific) subunit beta; the encoded protein is MATMPALLYLVAAIAFIMALRGLSSPESARTGVLYGMLGMAIAIVTTFSLDVVDANITPLLGIALGGMVGAGIAKKVEMTALPQLMAAFHSLVGLAAVFIATAALYNPIAYGIGSRGAIALTSLVEMSLGAAIGAITFMGSIIAFGKLQGLISGKPLTFAGQHMLNAALGGAMLVLILAFCATEWNFVFFAIVAVALVLGITLIVPIGGADMPVIVSMLNSYSGWAAAGIGFTLQNPLLIIVGALVGASGAILSYIMCKGMNRSFINVLLGGFGGDAADSGAAAASGDRPVKIGSAEDAAFILKNAASVIIVPGYGMAVAQAQHALREMADTLKKEGVQVRYAIHPVAGRMPGHMNVLLAEANVPYDDVLELDDINRDFGQTDVAFVIGANDITNPAAKNDPKSPIYGMPVLDVEKAKTVLFVKRSLGTGYAGVDNPLFFNENTMMLLGDAKKMSEDIIKALEQ